TTCATATCATTATGCTCATTCTCATAACAATGCTCATGCATACACTTATGATCACTCTTGTGCACATTGCTATGTTCACACATGTGAGGCTCGTAGAGCCAATACTTATTTATCTTATGCTCATATGTCCCCTAGACTTCAATGTGTTTATTGCATGAGATATGGTCATAAGAATGTTGATTGCTATATTAGAAAGGTCCAATTGAGGTTAATTCCCTTGGACTATTCTAGTGTTAACTTCCAAAGACCCAATGTGATTTGGGTACTATAAGCAGAGGAAAAAAGATGAAGGAAAGTATATTCTGTCATATATCTTTACAAGAATAAACATAGGAATATATAGAACCCTAGGGATACTAAATTAGGTAATGAATCTCCTAATTAATAGGAAATCAAATCAGATCATAATCTCTGATTGCTAATTACATAATTACAGATTTATATTATAGTTGACTAAATCTTccaacactccccctcaagctAGCATGAAGATATCATCCATGGCTAGCTTGCCAACAAAGCTTTCAAACTGATTTCTAGGAAGACCTTTGGTGAGTATGTCTGTCACTTGACTATTGGTTGGTATGTAAGTCATACATATCATACCACTATCCAACTTCTCTTTGATAAAGTGTTTGTCTACCTCAACATGTTTTGTTCTGTCGTGTAGAACGGGATTGTGAGCAATTGCAATGGCAGCTTTATTGTCGCAGTAAACCTTGATAGGTGACAATATAGGAATTTTCAACTCTTCCAGTAATCTTCTAATCCATATGACTTCATAAAATTTGTGTGCTACTGAACGAAATTCTGCTTTCGCGCTACTTCTAGCTACCACATTCTGTTTTTTACTTCTCCATGTAACCAAGTTGCCCCCAACAAATGTGCAGTAACCAGAAGTAGATATTCTATCACTTACACTACCAGCCCAATCTGCATCCGTGTAGGCCTCTATTTGCATGTGTCCACGATTTTTGAAGAGAAGTCCCTTTCCGGGAGTTCCTTTGAGATATCTTAGAATCCTAAAAATAGCTTCAAAGTGAGCAGATCCTAGTGAGTGCATAAACTGACTTACCATGCTTACTGCAAAGGCTATGTCTGGCCGTGTGTGAGCCAAATAAATTAGTTTTCCAACTAATCTTTGATACCTCTCCTTGTCTACCACTTCATTAGCAGCAACTGATTCTAGCTTCAAGTTAGGTTCAATTGGCGTCTCAATGGCCTTACAACCTAACATTCATGTTTCTTTCAACAAATCAAGGACATATTTGCGTTGATTTACAAAGATTCCTTCCTTAGATCTAGCAAATTCCATACCAAGGAAGTAGTTTAGTGTACCTAGGTCCTTGATTTCGAATTCATCAGCAAGACTTATCTTCAACTTGTTGATCTCATCAAGATCATCTCCGGTTATTATCATATCATCCACATACACAATGAGAATAGCAACTTTACCTACTTTGGAGTGTTTGTAGAACATGGTATGGTCAGCTTGACTCTGAGAGAAACCATGCTTCTTGGCAGCCTTCCCAAACCGCTCAACACATGCTCTAGGGGACTGTTTTAGGCCATACAAGGATTTTTTTTCAACCTGCATATTTTTTCTTTACCAAAATATCCTTCGAATTCGGGCGGTAGGTCCATATATACTTCTTCCTCCAAATTTCCATTTAAGAATGCATTCTTCACATCTAACTGGTGAAGTGGCCATTTGCAGTTAACTGCAAGAGAAATAAGTATACGGATAGAGTTAATCTTAGCAACAGGAGCAAATGTTTCTTGGTAGTCTATACCATGGGTTTGACTAAACCGTTTTGCTACAAGTCTCGCTTTGAACCTTTCCACGCTCCCATCTGCTGTACATTTTACTGTAAATACCCATTTACAGCCAACTGTTTTTTATCCACATGTAGGTTAACTACACTCCATGTATCACTTTTTTTGAGCGCATTCATCTCTTCCATTACTGCCAATTTTCAATTCAGATCACCCAATGCTTCCTGAACGTTTCTTGGAACAAACATATTAGAAATCCTAGACACATATGTCTTATGGTTATTAGATGGTTTATAGGATAAGTATTTTGCAATAGGATGTTTAGTACAAGTTCGAGTTCCCTTTTTAATGGCAATTGGTAAGTCGAAATCCGATGGAAGTTCATTTGACAAATCAATTGAAGGAGATAGAATCGGGATAGAAGATGGATTACCTTGGGTAGTTGTGGAAGGACCGTTACTCGGCAAATCTGATTGGTCATTTGTTGAAGAAATAATTGGTGCAGTAGAATCTTTATGAGATTTACTTCTGGAATAAACCTGAAACTCAGTATTAGAATTATCATAATTCTTTTGTAATACTTCTCCCCCTGTTTCTGATATAATTATACTTGGCATATcaaaaaaatttctaattttcatACTCTCAACAGCGTTTTTGGACTGAAGTATAGGTTCAGATAAAATATTTGGCAAAGGTAAAGTTTCCCAAAAATTCTCTTCGTTATTTATATTCTCCCCTTGAAGGGAATTTTATTGAAAGAAAGATTGGTTTTCAAGAAAGGACACATCCATGCTTTCGAAAAGTTTTTTTGTCACAGGATTAAAACATTTATACCCCTTTTTATTAGACGCATATCCGATAAAAACCCATTTTTCAGATTTTGGATCTAATTTTGACCGGAAAGTGTTAGGTATATACACATAACATGTGCAACCAAAAACCTTTAAAGGTAGATCGGAGCCCAACCGTGATGTGGGAAAAAAACTTTTCATGCAATCTAAAGGTGTTTCAAATTGTAAAACTCGTGATGGCATTCTGTTAATCAAATAGCAAGCAGTTAAAATGGAGTCTCCCCAAAGATAGTTAGGTACATGCTTAGAGAACATGAGAGCACGTGCAACTTCAAGCAAGTGTCTATTTTTTCGTTCGGCAATTCCATTTTGTTGTGGTGTGTCACGACATGTGGATTGATGAACAATACCTTTTTCCAAAAAAACAATTTCTCAAACGTTCATTAAAGTATTCAGTCCCGTAATTTGATCTTAGAATGCCAATTTTTGTTTGAAATTGATTTTCAATCATAagaaaaaattctttaaattattgTTCAACTTCAGATTTTTTTTCCTAATAAATACACCCAACATAATCGTGTATGATCATCTATAAATGTCACAAAccattttttttccagaaagaGTACTTACTCTAGATGGACCCCAAACATCactatgaaataaataaaatgagttTGATGCAAAATAAGGTTTTAAAGAGAATGAAACACGATGATCCTTTGCTAGGTGACAAGCTTCACATTGAAAAATTGAACAATCAATTCCTTTAAATAATTCATGAAATAAACTTTTGAGATATGGAAAACTAGGATGTCCTAATCTCATATGCCATAACATTATTTGATCATAAACAAAGGTTGAATTATTACTGATTAGACCTTGAGCTTTTTTACTCCCAAAGGCAATCTCATCAAAGTAATACAGTCCATTTATTTCTGTAGCAATTCCAATCATCTTCCTCGAGTTCCGATCCTGAAAAATGCAGTGAGTAGGAAAGAAAATAGCACAACAATTAGAATTGCGACATAATTTGCTAACAGAAAGAACATTGCAAGCAAGTCTAGGAACATGCAAGGTAGACTTGAGAAATATATTTTCAGAGATTTTAATATCTCCTTTGCCTGCTATAGATGAGAAAGTTCCATCAGCTATCCTAATTTTTTCTGCACTAGAACAAGGAGAATATGAGCTGAAAATATGGGAGACACTAGTCATGTGATTAGAAGCCCCTGAATCAACAATCCAAGGACATGTTTTTGAAAGGACAGACAATGCTAAAAAATTACCATTTGAGTGTGCTATGGAATTACAACCTGCCCGTGCCATAGAAACACTAGGAAGATTGGGTGATGAATGTGAAGTCAGCAATTTTTAGAGGTGATCAAGTTGCTCTTTACTGAATGGACAAGTCTCGGCTTCATTTGCAGTTTGAGAAATGTGATTCCCTTGTTCAGATGACCTGTCAGTTGCTCTAAAACCTTTTCCATTTGATGATCTTCTTTTTAATATGAAGCATGTTTCTCGAGTATGTCTAGGTTTGCCACAATAATCACATTGTAGGTGAGATTTTCCATCAACTCCATGCTGGTTGTAGGAGTTTTTGTGGCTGACATGAACTTCTGGAATGGCCAAGGCATAACTATCAGTAGATCCAGTTATATTGGCAGTCTTTTTTCCCAACATTACATGTCTCCGGCTTTCTTCACGCCGTACTTCAGCAAACACCTCACCTATCGCAGGTAGGGGATTCCTCCCAATAATACGACCACGTACTTCATCAAATTCAACATTAGGCCAACAAGAAATTTAAAGACCCGGTTGACATCCACGACCTTCTTGTAGTGGTTGCAATCGTCAGATGATTACCATTCATAATCGTTGATCAAATCAAGATCCTGCCAAATTCTTTTAATAGAATTAAAGTACTTAGTGACAGACTCCTCACCTTGGGAAATTTCTCCAAGTCGTAGTGTCAATTCATAAACTTGAGATTGATTTCCCAAGTCGGAATACATCTGTGAGACATTATCCCGGAGATCTTTGGCAGTGGAGTAGCACATGTAGTTGGCACTGATTTCTTCAATCATAGAATTCACCAACCAAGTCATCACCATTGAGTTTTCAGCATCCCAAATGGGAAAGGTTGAGTCCTTCATATCAGGCCTCTCAGTATCTCCAGTGATATAGACGATTTTTCCTCTTCCCTTGATATACATACAAACTGACTGTGACCATCTCAAAAAATTATCACCATAAAGACGTATGGTGGTTATCTGAACAGAATGGTTCTCTGTTGCAGTTCTGGAGATTTGAGTTTCGGTCGCTGGAGTTTGGGTTGACATGGTGGAATGAAGGTGATAAGAACAAATTTGGTTCCTAGGGTTTTTTACTCGGCTTTGATACCATTTAAACAGaggaaaaaagatgaagaaaagtATATTCTGTCATATATCTTTACAAGAATAAACATATGAATATATAGAACCCTAGGGATACTAAATTAGGTAATGAATCTCCTAATTAATAGGAAATCAAATCAGATCATAATCTCTGATTGATAATTACATAACTACAGATTTATAGTATAGTTGACTAAATCTTCCAACAGGTACCTAaagtttgagtttgttttgtTCTAGGTGCCAAAAGAAACCGTGgtgaataaaaccaaatgttatgTCGATTGCGGTTCTTCTAGGCACATGACGGGCCACATCTTCAACTTCACCCAATTGGAACATAAAAAGTTGGGAAATGTCACCTTCGGTGATGATGCCAAAGATCAAGTTGTGGGGATAGGCAAGATCGGTaactcttcttctccttctatAGATAATGTGTGGCTTGTTAATGGTCTAAAACATAACCTTTTGAGTGTAAGTCAATTCTGTGATAAGGGCTATAATGTCAACTTCGATTCCAAGGCTTGCTAAGTTATCCAACTAATGGATAACACGGTTATCTTCAAATGAAATCGAAggcaaaacacttacataattGACTTGGATACGCTTGAAAACCAAGATGGCAAGTTTTTACTATCACTTAGCGATGAATCTTGGTTATGGCATCGTAGACTTGGTCATGCTAGCTTAGACCTCTTAAATGAGGTTAGCAAGGATGAACTTGTCAAAGGTTTGCCCaagataaatttttcaaaagacaAAGTGTGTGGACCTTGTCAAATGGGAAAACAACACAAGTCTTCTTTTAAAGCTAAAAATGTTGTTTCTACCGCTAGACCATTACAATTGCTTCACATGGACTTGTGTGGACCTATGAGAGTTGCTAGTTTGCGTGACATGCATTATGCATTTGTGTTAGTTGATGATTACTCTAAATTCACTTGGGTTATACTCTTGGCTCATAAGAATGAAGcttttaacgattttaaaagttttgcaaagcgtgttcaaaaagaaaaagatttacCTATTTCAAGTATTTGAAGTGATCATggaaccgaatttcaaaattaatCTTCTAAATCTTTTTGTGAAGAAAATGGTATTTTCATAATTTCTCTTCTCCTATAACACCTCAACAAAATGGGGTTATTGAAAGGAAAAACTGCATCTTGGTTGAAATGGCTCGTTATGCTCAATGAGTATGATTTACCTCATTACTTGTGGGCCGAAGCTATTAACACCGGTTGCTATGTTTCAAACCGCATTTTTAAAAGACcaattttaaacaaaacttCTTATGAGCTTTGGGTAGGAAGAAAACCCAAGATATCATACTTTAGAATATTTAAATGCAAGTGCTTTATATTAAACACCAAGGATGACCTTGGAAAATTTGACTCCAAAACGGATGAAGGTGTATTTTTGGGCTATGCCTCTAATAGCAAGTCTTTTAGAGTCTTTAATAAGCGTACCTTAATTGTTGAGGAGTCTATGTATGTGGCATTTGATGAGTCCTCCAAGGATTTTTCGAAAAAGGACTCGTTTGTTCATGATTTTTTAGGTTCTTTTGAGGATCTCTCTTTGGTTGAAAATCAAGAAACTCCTATAAGTCTAGTGGAGATACCTCAACCACCTCAAGAGGAGAACAAGGTGGAATCCAAATCTCCTCCTCCGGCTTAACCCATCCATGATCTACCTAAGGATTGGGCTTTTAACAAAAGTATCCTCAAGAGTTGATTATTGGAGAGACATCAAGGGGAGTAAGTACTCGCTCTCAATTCTGtacttttacaaatgttgcatTCCTATCTCAATTTGAGCCCATTAAAGTTAGTGAAGCTCTAGTTGATGAACATTGGGTGATTGCTATGCAAGATGAACTCAATGAATTCACAAGGAATaaagtttgggagctagtccCTCCTCCTAATGGTCATACCATTATTGGAACAAAATGGGTATATCAGAATCAGTTGGATGAAAGCGGAGCAATAACTCGGAACAAGGCCCGATTGGTTGCCCAAGGTTATAACCAAGAGGAAGGCATTAATTATGAGGAGACCTTTGCTCCGGTTGCTAGATTAGAAGCTATTCACATGTTGTTAGCATATGCATCTTGCatgaatttcaaaatttttcaaatggatgtcaaaagtGCTTTTCTAAATGGTTTTATAGAGGAGGAAGTTTATTTCAAACAACATCCCGGTTTTGAAGATTTTAGGCATCCACAACATGTTTTCAAACTCAACAAAGCTTTGTATGATTTAAAGCAAGCCCCTAGAGCTTGGTATGATAggttaagtaatttttttctttcaaatagtTTTTCCAAAGGCAAGGTTGATACAACGctttttataaaaacacatAAGCATGACATtctttttgttcaaatttatgttgatgatatcatATTCGGTGCTACTAATGAGTCTCTTTGTGGAGATTTTTCTACGTGTATGACTAGGGAATGTAAGATGAGTCTCATGAGGGAGCTCAAGTTCTTCCTTGGacttcaaatc
This window of the Mercurialis annua linkage group LG5, ddMerAnnu1.2, whole genome shotgun sequence genome carries:
- the LOC126681679 gene encoding uncharacterized protein LOC126681679 translates to MSTQTPATETQISRTATENHSVQITTIRLYGDNFLRWSQSVCMYIKGRGKIVYITGDTERPDMKDSTFPIWDAENSMVMTWLVNSMIEEISANYMCYSTAKDLRDNVSQMYSDLGNQSQVYELTLRLGEISQGEESVTKYFNSIKRIWQDLDLINDYEWNPLPAIGEVFAEVRREESRRHVMLGKKTANITGSTDSYALAIPEVHVSHKNSYNQHGVDGKSHLQCDYCGKPRHTRETCFILKRRSSNGKGFRATDRSSEQGNHISQTANEAETCPFSKEQLDHL